One Salvia splendens isolate huo1 chromosome 1, SspV2, whole genome shotgun sequence genomic window, gctccgccgaaattagagaccaagaaccggattgggataaactagtagtacaacccgaccaagactacttccccgacgaagaagagtaggcgccaatacttccgatcaagccaaataggtaagcaaggtaagagaactacgtggactttgattccaaaatgcaattgagcattgaggatacgtaggcatctcaacttatatttcaacttaaattttaaatttaagtttaaatttaagttgagctcaagtccttttcctttatttcttttttctcccctttatttcgaatatgtaattttgtaaattgtaatgaagaatttaagtcttttgtaatttataattttgaagttgtaatttctaatttttatgttgtaatttgtaaattttaacttgtaatttgtaattttaaagttgtaatttgtaattttgaagttgtaatttgtatcaataaaattacatttgtacatcgcttcattctaatgttatttacgcaagtttttttacattttaaacttgaattacaatttacaaaatgcaaaaaaaaaaaaaaaaaaatcggataaactgccaaaccgccgaaccggcccggaaccgggtaACAACCGACGGTTAggccggttcaagtgaaccggcggttcacggttcataaaCCGGAACCGTGCGGTCTTcgacgggccggttccggttccaacaaattttgaaccggaaccgccggttccgaaccgtgaaccggcggttcacgaaccgtggtgacgtctagtgTATATGCATATATATCAAAATGTGCTTCTTATTagacaattaaattaaaatgcaatGTGTACTTTCAAGAACCTTGGGTTATATTTCAACAAACATGAGTTCAAGTATGTCATATAAAGAAGACACCAAATAATAAGAtgatgataaaatataaaaaaaaaaatgcacataAGCAAAAAGACTAACACGCACTGTATTTTTTTATGCGAACAGAAACAAATGCAGTCGTATAAACATCAAATTATTTTCACGTCTTGTAAAAGACCTCGACGCGTATGCTGAATCGATGATCACTGGACGCGTATGCTGAATCGATGATCACTGTTTCAACTTTCAACGTCGTTAGAAAACAGTACTCctaattaaaaagtaaaaataaatattaattccaTTGTTTATGTGCTGGAGTTGAATGCAAAAGAAACAACACACGTAACTCCAAAACAGTACAAGACTTTTCCACTTTCTCCTTTCTTGCTAAAAGGATGACCCCTGCCCTGCCCTGCCCTGCCCTACTGTTACACTTCCTTACTCTTTCTTCACCACCataaattctctctctctcacgttttctatttcttcttcacCCTATTTGTTGCTGATTGGATCTGTGTAATTGAAGCTCACTGTCCTCTTTTTCAAACTCTGAAATTTTCACCTTTCTGTGGAAGGAGTAGATAACAGGTAGTACTATCATTTTTTCCCCAACCCTTTTCCTTTTGCGGTTTATGTTGTAGTATATTCTTTTTCTGAGCTgtattgttaattttgtttatatatttggtgggttttctatttttttactgtAAAGACTCCTCCTTTCGTGTGTGTGCTTTTCTGTTGGTGTGGGGTTTTGATTTTGAAggtgtgattttttttacttgGTTGTTTTTTTCAAGAATCTTGCGCATCTGGCTCCTTGTTGATGAGTTTCTTTGTTTTGATAATCAGTCATGAAATAAATAGAATTATCGTAAAAGTGGGAAGTTTTATGTAAAGTGGAATATAACTAAAAGTGGAGCTCTTTCTGAATAAAAATTGGGAATCTGGAAGGGATATTCTGCCCTTTATTCCAGCCTCCTGACATGGTTCAGATTTTAGATGCCTATTGTTCTTAAACTTCTCTTTGTGGAAAGATAAAATGTGTGATTATATTCAATGTTTCTTGGTTTCTGGTAAATGAATCTATAATTTGATTTTGACATATCTTATTGTTTTGGTCTAGAGATAGTTCGTGAGTAAAATAAGAATGATTTTTTCACCCCTTTTAAAGACTTATCGAGCTTCATTAGCACTTGCGTATTGCTGGATATTCGAGGTTATGCATTGTTGATATGAATATAATGTATAATGTACTCCATAAGCTTTAACCAAGATGCAGATTTTAGTGTCATAACTTTGAATTGATCTTACTTCTTTATTGCTCACTACTTTTATGCTGCAAAGCAATAGTTCTTGACTCTCTTTGGCACTGCAAAAAGATATACATCTCCGAAATACTGgggttatttttttattcttcatCATCACTTTGACGTTGCTCTCCTTTTCATGAGCAGGTTGATAAATTCACCCGAGAACAAGACATTACTTTTTTGTGGTGTAAGTTGTAATCCATGAGCAATCTCAAGCTAGGTGTGGAGGTTGTAAGAGCCCACAACCTTTTGCCCAAAGACGGGCAGGGCTCGTCCAGTCCATTTGTGGAGCTGCATTTTGATGGTCAGAAATTCCACACCACGGTAAAGGAAAAGGACCTTGACCCATTATGGAACGAGACGTTCTATTTCAATGTGGCGAATCCTGATAACCTGCACAATCTCATTCTCGAGGCTCATGTCTACAATATCAACAAAACCACCAACTCAAAAGCTTCACTTGGGAAGGTTAGATTAACCAGTACGTCGTTTGTTCCCCATGCTGATGCGGTTGTGTTTAACTATCCATTGGAAAAGGGGAATTTATTCACCCGTGCCAGAGGGGAGCTTGGCCTGAAAGTTTTTGTGACGAGTGATCCCTCTATCAGAGCTTCAGTGCCTCTTCCTGAGACAACTTCTTCGTCTTCACGTTCGAGCGTGCATCCAAGCAGCCATGCCAGTCATCTGCCTTCTCAGAAAGGGGAAGAGGTTGTCTCTGGCACATCGGCTAAAGGCAAAAGGGGGTCAATACGCACGTTCTTCCATCTTCCTAACTCAAGTAGCCAGCCGCAACAGCCACCTCCTACGGGTTTCCAGCAACCAAATGTACAGGGAGTTAATGAGATGAGGTCTCACCCTCAGGAACCACAAGCATTTGGCATGTTTGTGAATTCCTCCTCGCATCCTGCTGATTTTGCTCTTAAAGAAACAAGCCCTTTTCTTGGAGGGGGGCAGGTCATTGGGGGACGAGTTAGACGTTCGGAGAAGCCATCTGGTATCTATGATCTTGTCGAGCCAATGCAGTTCCTATTTGTTAGAATTGTTCGAGCTCATGACCTTCCTTCCAAGGACGTTACTGGGGGTCTTGACCCATATGTAGAAGTGAAGCTTGGTAACTATAAAGGAGTGACGAAGCACTTTGAAAAAACACAAAGTCCAGAATGGAACACTGTGTTCACATTTTCAAAGGACAGAATACAGTCATCAGTTCTGGAAGTTACTGTTAAAGATAAGGATACACTGAAAGATGAGGTTGTTGGAACTGTTCGATTTGATCTCCGTGAGATCCCCACACGAGTTCCACCTGACAGTCCGTTGGCTCCAGAATGGTATCGACTTGAGGACAAGAAAGGTGGGAAAAAGAAAGGTGAATTGATGCTAGCTGTCTGGATGGGCACACAAGCTGACGAGGCTTTCTCTGAAGCTTGGCACGCAGATGCAGCTAGTCTTGTTGATAGCTCGGTTTCCTCCACTCATATTCGCTCAAAAGTCTACCACTCACCGAGGTTATGGTATGTGCGGTGTAATGTGATCGAGGCACAGGACTTGGTCATGGGTGAGAAAAATCGTATTGCAAATGTGCATGTTAAGGCTCAGATTGGCAACCAAATTCTGAAGACGAAACCTGTCCAATCACATAGTATGAATGCTTTGTGGAATGAAGATTTGATGTTTGTTGCTGCTGAACCTTTTGATGACCATCTGATACTTTCGGTCGAAGATCGTGTGGGTCCAAACAAGGATGAGGTTCTTGGTAAGGTTTATATACCATTGACAGCAGTTGAACGACGTGCTGATGACCGAATGGTTCACTCTCGATGGTTTAACCTACAAAAATCAAGTTCAGCTGATAGTGAGGAGCCAAAGAAAGACAGGTTTTCTAGTAGAATCCACCTGCGTGTCTGCCTTGACGGGGGCTACCACGTGCTAGATGAATCCACGCATTATAGCAGTGATCTCCGACCATCAGCTAAGCTGCTATGGAAGCAACCCATTGGCTTGCTCGAGCTAGGCATTTTGAGTGCTGATGCTATTACCCCCATGAAGACTACAAATGGCCGGGGCACTTCTGATACTTTCTGTGTGGCAAAGTATGGCCAGAAGTGGGTTAGAACAAGGACGATCACAGACAGCTTAAATCCGAAGTATAATGAGCAGTATACTTGGGAAGTTTCTGATCCAGCAACGGTTCTTACAGTTGGTGTTTTCGACAATGGTCATATTGGTGAGAAGGGCTCGAATGGTCACAGAGATCTGAAGATAGGTAAAGTTAGGATACGAGTGTCAACTCTTGAAACAGGCCGGGTTTATACTCATTCGTACCCATTGCTGGTGCTTCATCCCTCTGGTGTCAAGAAAATGGGAGAGTTGCATTTGGCTATTCGGTTCACATGCTCATCAATGTCCGACATGATGGCCTTGTATTCCAAACCACTCTTGCCCAAAATGCACTACAAGATGCCATTAACAATGGTGCAGCTCGACATGCTGCGCCATCAAGCTGTTAATATAGTGGCAGCACGTTTGAGCCGTGCAGAGCCCCCTCTGAGACGAGAAGTGGTTGAGTACATGAATGATTCTGACTCACATCTCTGGAGCATGAGGCGTAGCAAGGCTAATTTTTTCAGGCTAATGTCGGTTTTCAGTGGATTGCTTGCTGTTGTAAAATGGTTCAAGGAAGTCTCCCTGTGGAAGAACCCGATCACAACCGGACTAGTCCATGTCCTCTTCACCATGCTCATCTGTTTCCCAGAACTGATCCTGCCCACACTGTTCCTCTACATGTTCCTCATCGGGCTTTGGAACTACCGCTTCAGGCCGAAGTACCCGCCTCACATGAACATACGTCTGTCCTGTGCCGACACAGTGCACACTGATGAGCTTGATGAGGAATTCGACACTTTCCCTACCTCACGGAACCCAGATCTCGTCAGGATGAGGTATGATCGGCTACGAACCATTGCTGGGAGGATTCAGACAGTGGTAGGCGACATAGCATCCCAAGGGGAGAGGATCCAGGCACTGCTGAGCTGGCGAGACCCACGCGCAACTGTCCTGTTCATGGTCTTCTGTGTTGTGGCTGCAACCGTGCTGTATACTGTGCCTTTCCAGCTGCTGGTGATCTTGACAGGACTATATTTCATGAGGCATCCAAGATTCAGGCACAAGTTGCCGCCGGCACCACTCAACTTCTTCCGCCGTCTCCCTGCCAGGACTGATAGCATGCTGTAAGTCATCACGCCGAGCTTACTACTGTTTTGCTAAGCCATCAGATTCCAGTATGTATTCCACAAATTCATTTAGTTTAGCTATGTCTTTTTTATGGATTTCTGGAGTGGAATGTACAAAAGTGTGTGTGCAGCTTCTTCTTTGCTGTAGCAAGCCACTTTCTGTTTTGGTGACAGAAACTTCATGTCAATTGTCATGTATAACAGATATTCCTGTTTATCGTTCTTCAATTATGGATATGTAATTATGTATGGTCACATCTCTTGTTTCTAGACTTAATAGTAGAAAgcaaaaaagaacaaaaaaaattgcGGTTGGTATATGTATCATAAATATTAAAGtataatatgaaaaaaaatcctTAGTATTGAAAATCAGAAAGCCATATGTTTATCAATCTTTAATCCTTGATAGAGATAAAGCAAAAATTTCAACAAGCTGAATTATATTACATTCTTGAATATAATTCAAGAATTCTCACAAGATAATTTTACAGTACATAAAAACTGGATAAAAACGCATAAGCTGCATCAGGCATCAGACCAAGTGATATCCAACTCGCCCCAGTCACCTTCATCTACTCCCAATGCTTTCCAGACAGCTTTAGAGGCATCGACGATGTTGTTAGGACACGGAGGCTGATAGTCGTGGTCATCATCGCACCCCATTGTCGAGTCACACTCATCAACCACCATGGCGGTCACACTCTGCCCATTACCACTTATGACAATGTTCTTGAGGCACCTTGATCCTCCGGTGTACCATCCAGTCGAGAGCGCCACAACAGGCGTGTCATCGGAGTGGTACTTTTTGTCGCACTCTGATGGGCCACCTCCGTCTCCGCCCTTCTGGAAGCTGTTGATGGTGAGAACTGCCTTGGTGCTTCCAGAGACAGGGGGGGAGCACTTGTAGGTGGTGTACGTCTCCCCTGCTTTGCAGCAGTCGGAGTCGTTCTCTTTGTTGCATTCCCCCGGTGGTGGAGTTGTTCCCTTTATCTTGCCACTCGGCTTGCACGACTGGAGTCTGGCATCGGAGGGATATGATGCAACAAGGATCAGCACAAGGAGAAGCCCTCCTAGGGTGAAGTTCCTCATTTTGGATTGATATATCGATATATTGCTTTGAATTAGTATTGATCAAGAACTGGATGACTGATGCAAATTAGGATGCAATAATCTGATTATATATACAGATTTAGGCAGTGGAAATGACAAGAGAGTGCTCAAAACAGCAGTGAACGCTGTTATTTTGTCTCTGATGATCAAGATTTTCTAGTAGTTAAGAATTACTACTACTTTACCATGATAACAAtcataaagaaataaataaatctcaATCTTTTATGATATATATAGGCCAAATTATCAGTCTGTGGCGTGAGAATGAGGATGAGAAGATTGATTTATTTTGACTGATAATTTAAGCTATTTTGAGCAACTAATTTGGTTGGAGTTGATTGCCTTGATCAGTTTCTCGGCATTTTTACTGCAAAAAGACTTATATAAATAGATCCCTTCATCCTATTTGAGCATCAAACACACAGCAAGTTAATACAATCCTGAGGCAACAGAAAAAATACAAGATGATGAGCCTCAGAAAATTAGCCATCTTTGCTTTGCTAATCATCCTTACTGCTCAGGCATTGGAGGGCCGTCTTCAGTCTTGTAATCCGAGTGGAAAAATTAGAGGAAAGAAACCACCTCCGGTGCAATGCAACCAGGAAAACGACTCCAATCGCTGTAAACAAGGGAAGCTCTACACCACTTACAAATGTTCTCCCCCCGTTTCTGGAAGCACGAAAGCAGTTCTCACCATCAACAGCTTCCAGAAGGGTGGAGACAGGAGGCGGCCCATCAGAGTGTGACAATCAGTACTGTTGATTTATTGAGCTGATATATCGATGGACTATTATTTGGGCCTGGGAATTATTTTGGCCCAGGTGGTGACTTGGGCTTGGGCTGCCCTAGCCCAGTTTTCGGATGATATACCCCCCTCTCCCTCCATCTGCCGCTTGACATTCACTactctctcattctctctctgcTCTCTCTCGCGTTTGTGTGATTCCCTTCTTTCTGTCTTCTTCTCTGATGGGTCTCCGATTGTTTCACGATGATCTTTCACGGTTATTTGAGTGATTGATCTTGTGTAAGTGTGGGAGAAAGTAACTGCTTTGGTTGCTTGGGTGTTAgagaaactagggtttctgttCCGAGGGTTTCTTGTGAGCTTGTGTTCGGAGAGTTGTTAGATCCGGCATTGTGGAGTGGATTGGGGTTGGTATCCGGTGTGTGAGGTTAATCACTTGTGGATTCAACGGTGCTCCATTGGATCTTGGTTTCTGGAGAATAGATTCGTACTATTAGCGGGTGGTTGAGCCATAGCTACTAGATCTATTCGAATCCTTTGTTTTCCTTGTTATTTCTGCACTGTGTTTGTATTACTATtttagatccgagaggatcttTTGTGTTTTACTAACTAGGGTTTTGAGTGTGCAGGTTCTCGGTGGTCCAGTGGCGCATCCGGTCAAGGATTGCATGGTCCGAGAGTAATAGCTAGTTGTTGTAATACCTAGGGATTCATATTGTATAAATCAGCCGCGTGGGTGAGAGTTTGGCTGAACTCTCTTGTATAAGAACAAAGAGGTATCGGTAATTAGTGAACTCGGATTTgttacagtggtatcagagtcaCGGGGGGACTAGTCCGGCATGCCGAGTCGCATTAATGAGGTGGGCAAGTGGAACCCTCCCTCGAGTGGGGGTtctggtaaattggctgaaACTTCTCTTTTTTTATGTTTAGAGTCGATATAGGATTGAGATCTTTGTTGCTGGTAGACAGTCTTTGGCAAAGACTTAGGGCTTTTTCTGTTTTCACTGTGTTTTACTTGCTTCCGTGGTTTCTTGGTGATCTCTGATCTCTGTTCTCTGATCTCTTATCACTTGACTACCAAGCATATTGTGCTGCCTAAGTAACCCCCTGCGCCCTCCAGAAGTGagtgattgcgaactgggatAGCCTTAGCCAGTGTTGCTCATGACAATCAGGGATTTGAGGTCTGACTTGTTGTGAAAACTGTGTGAAAGTGTGCTCTGTGCTTGAGTGCTTGCAAGATTGTGTGTTCTTACCTTGCTCCCTGTTTTCTtgcaaaaaaaatgactcaacatGTTGTCTTGGTTCCTTTTAATggcaaaaatgattttgtgatttGGAAACAGAAACTTAAATGCATTCTTATTCAACAAATGGTGTTTAAATCTGTTGATGGTTCTTTGCCTGATGATACTCCTCAAGATAAACTAGATTAAATGAATGAGTTAGCTAGGGCTACTATTATTCTCAATTTGTCTGATTCTGTGATTAGGAAAATTGATCATATTGAATTTGCTTCTGAAATGTGGAAACACCTTGATACTAATGACAATGTGGATAGATTTCAAAAGCTTGTGCAAGATATTAAGAGATCTTGTGATAAAACAATTGATGAATATACTAGTATTGCTTTGATGAATGACATACCTGATTCTTATAGTGATGTGAAAGTTGCCATTAAGTATGGCAGGGATTCTGCTCCTCTAGACTTAATAATTAGCTCCCTAAAAtccaaagaacttgaattaagGGAAAGGGTTTATGATAAAACTACTTTTAATAAGACTTTAAATGTTAGGGGAAGATCTAAGTCAAGAGGGGGAATGAATCAAATGGTGGATTTAATACCAACTCTAATTTCAAGAAAAAATTTAGATCTAGGTCCAATATCAAGGACCATAGATCTTTCAGAAAATGTTTTAATTGTGGAGAATCTGAGCATTATAAAAGAGATTATACTAAGCCTAAAAAGAATAGACCTCCTAATAATAATAACTCTCTGATTGAAAATATTGCAAATGTGGCAAAGTATGATGCTGACAATGAATCTGTGTTTATGGTGCATGATTTGTTGCATATAAATGCTTCCCCTATTTGTCCCTTTACTTCAAATGATTGGCTGTGTGACTCTGGATGTACTTATCATGTTAGTCCCTTCAAGGAAGTGTTCACTGATATTAAGCCTATAACTAATACTTATGTGTCAATGGCTGATGACAAGAAGTGTGAAATTCTTGGCATTGGCACTGTGtgtttgaagtttgataatggcTATGTGTTGAACCTGAAGGATGTGAGATATGTTCCAGATTTGTGCTATAATTTGATGTCTTGTACTGCCTTGGAAAATTCTGGCATGGGTGAAAAATGGGGGGAAGGTTGCATGAAAATCTGTAAGGGTTCTATGTGTTTGTTTAAGGCTAAAAGAAAATGTGGTTTATATGTCTGTACTGTTGTGCCTCTTACTTGTGAAAAAGCATGTGTCAATGTTGTGAAATCTGATAAATTGATGTTGTGGCATAATAGGCTAGGCCACATGAGTGAAAACGGGCTGAATATTCTAAAAAAGCATGCTATCTTATCTGAATCTAATGTTCATGGTAATTTGCCTTTCTGTGACACTTGTGTGCTGGGTAAACAACATAGGGTTACCTTTCCTACTCCTGTGCCTGCTAATATTAGTAGAAATACTCTTGAATACTTGCATatggatgtgtggggccctgccTCTGTGTCTTCTCACTCTAGTGCTGTGTATTTTCTTTCAatcattgatgtttttcaaGAAAAGTTTGGTGCTTCCTTGTGAAACATAAGTATGATGTGTTTGGAAAACTTGTTACTTGGAAAACCTTGATTAAAACTCAGACTGGAAGTAAAATTAGGGCTATAAGAGCTGATAATGGATTAGAATTTTGTAATAAACAAATGGATGATATGTGTGCTGATTTTGGAATTAAAAGACATAAAATTGTGCCTTATACCCCACAGCAAAATGAggttgctgaaagaatgaataggactttACTTGACAAAGTAAGATGCATGCTAGCAAAGTCTGGTTTATCTAAAAAaatttggggtgaagctttgTTGACTGCTACTTATCTGGTAAATAGATCTCCCTCTGTGCCTTTGTTAGGGCAGTACCCTGAACATGTTTTTACTGGAAAATACCTAAATCTTTCTCATTTGATGGTGTTTGGTTGTTCTGCTTTTGTGCATACTAAAACTGATAAACTTGAACCTAGATCTAGAAAGGGTGTGTTTTTGGGATATCCTGAGGGTGTCAAAGGGTATAGAGTCTGGTTAATAGATGAGCCTGGGTTTAGAGTAATTAATAGCAGGGATGTGGTGTTTATTGAAACTGAATTCCCTTGCTTGAGATTGACTGATAACCATGCTCCAGATAGTGTGGACAATGATCCTCTTATTGAGGTGGAGTCCACAGAACAGCCCACTGATGTGGAGCATCCAGTGGATGTTCCAAGTGAGGTGGTGGAGCAGCCTTTTTGGAACTCTACTCCAGCCTATACTCCTAATGAGATACCCAATGAGGGGAATCTTCAAGA contains:
- the LOC121750192 gene encoding FT-interacting protein 7-like codes for the protein MSNLKLGVEVVRAHNLLPKDGQGSSSPFVELHFDGQKFHTTVKEKDLDPLWNETFYFNVANPDNLHNLILEAHVYNINKTTNSKASLGKVRLTSTSFVPHADAVVFNYPLEKGNLFTRARGELGLKVFVTSDPSIRASVPLPETTSSSSRSSVHPSSHASHLPSQKGEEVVSGTSAKGKRGSIRTFFHLPNSSSQPQQPPPTGFQQPNVQGVNEMRSHPQEPQAFGMFVNSSSHPADFALKETSPFLGGGQVIGGRVRRSEKPSGIYDLVEPMQFLFVRIVRAHDLPSKDVTGGLDPYVEVKLGNYKGVTKHFEKTQSPEWNTVFTFSKDRIQSSVLEVTVKDKDTLKDEVVGTVRFDLREIPTRVPPDSPLAPEWYRLEDKKGGKKKGELMLAVWMGTQADEAFSEAWHADAASLVDSSVSSTHIRSKVYHSPRLWYVRCNVIEAQDLVMGEKNRIANVHVKAQIGNQILKTKPVQSHSMNALWNEDLMFVAAEPFDDHLILSVEDRVGPNKDEVLGKVYIPLTAVERRADDRMVHSRWFNLQKSSSADSEEPKKDRFSSRIHLRVCLDGGYHVLDESTHYSSDLRPSAKLLWKQPIGLLELGILSADAITPMKTTNGRGTSDTFCVAKYGQKWVRTRTITDSLNPKYNEQYTWEVSDPATVLTVGVFDNGHIGEKGSNGHRDLKIGKVRIRVSTLETGRVYTHSYPLLVLHPSGVKKMGELHLAIRFTCSSMSDMMALYSKPLLPKMHYKMPLTMVQLDMLRHQAVNIVAARLSRAEPPLRREVVEYMNDSDSHLWSMRRSKANFFRLMSVFSGLLAVVKWFKEVSLWKNPITTGLVHVLFTMLICFPELILPTLFLYMFLIGLWNYRFRPKYPPHMNIRLSCADTVHTDELDEEFDTFPTSRNPDLVRMRYDRLRTIAGRIQTVVGDIASQGERIQALLSWRDPRATVLFMVFCVVAATVLYTVPFQLLVILTGLYFMRHPRFRHKLPPAPLNFFRRLPARTDSML
- the LOC121750972 gene encoding kiwellin-1-like, which produces MRNFTLGGLLLVLILVASYPSDARLQSCKPSGKIKGTTPPPGECNKENDSDCCKAGETYTTYKCSPPVSGSTKAVLTINSFQKGGDGGGPSECDKKYHSDDTPVVALSTGWYTGGSRCLKNIVISGNGQSVTAMVVDECDSTMGCDDDHDYQPPCPNNIVDASKAVWKALGVDEGDWGELDITWSDA